One region of Bacteroidota bacterium genomic DNA includes:
- a CDS encoding nitroreductase family protein — protein MDFKELVEKRQSVRKYSSKAIEKEKLEQILESARLSPSACNSQPWHFVVIDNPEIKNSVAKATFNKVVNFNKFVTQAAVIIVIVIEKPTVISEIGGRIKNKEYPLFDIGIVAEHICLQAEELNIGSCMIGWFDEKKIMKTLNIPNKKTVGLVITLGYAPEGYKLRKKIRKNKNEIISFNKYK, from the coding sequence ATGGATTTCAAAGAATTAGTAGAAAAGCGACAAAGTGTTAGAAAATATTCTTCAAAAGCCATTGAGAAAGAAAAGCTTGAACAAATACTTGAATCTGCACGTTTATCGCCTTCTGCATGCAACTCACAGCCATGGCATTTTGTAGTAATTGACAATCCGGAAATAAAAAATTCAGTGGCAAAAGCTACCTTTAATAAAGTTGTGAATTTTAACAAATTTGTAACACAAGCAGCTGTAATTATTGTCATTGTTATTGAAAAACCAACAGTAATATCTGAAATCGGTGGTAGAATAAAAAACAAAGAATATCCTCTTTTTGATATTGGAATAGTTGCCGAGCATATTTGCTTGCAAGCAGAAGAATTAAATATTGGCAGTTGCATGATTGGGTGGTTTGATGAAAAAAAAATAATGAAAACCCTAAATATTCCAAACAAAAAAACCGTAGGATTGGTTATTACTCTCGGCTATGCACCCGAAGGATATAAATTAAGAAAAAAAATAAGAAAAAATAAGAATGAAATTATTAGTTTTAACAAATATAAATAA
- a CDS encoding DUF819 family protein has translation MITVLLILFYIFTPVLILYFCKRYSVIRKVGSILIAYIIGLIIGNIGVLPENSFKVQDMINTITIPLALPLLLFSLNIKIWFKMAGKTALSLFLALISMLIVVVLGFFIFKDSIDENWKVAGMLTAVYSGGTPNLASIKTALDVDPNIYILTHSYDIVLSAIFLLFVISIGQKTLGLILPAYKKEENTNTKNNSIEEENFFDIFTKDKFIPVLKAFGISVLIFAVGGGLSMIVPENISMTVAILSITTLGILVSLIPSINKIKRTFDLGMYFILIFSLVVASMADIQNFSTESLDLFFFVAFAVVGSFVLHILLSAIFKIDRDSVIITSTALACSPPFVPMVAGALKNREVIISGITVGIIGYAIGNYLGVTLAYIFKAF, from the coding sequence ATGATTACAGTTTTACTCATTTTATTCTATATTTTCACACCTGTATTAATCCTTTATTTTTGTAAACGTTATTCTGTTATTCGTAAAGTGGGTTCTATTCTTATTGCCTATATCATTGGGTTGATAATTGGAAACATTGGAGTTTTACCTGAAAATAGTTTCAAAGTTCAAGACATGATAAATACCATTACTATTCCACTTGCACTTCCTTTGTTGCTATTTTCACTAAATATAAAAATATGGTTTAAAATGGCTGGTAAAACTGCATTATCATTATTCCTTGCCTTAATTTCAATGTTGATAGTTGTCGTTTTAGGATTCTTTATTTTCAAAGATAGTATTGATGAAAATTGGAAAGTAGCAGGAATGCTTACAGCTGTTTATTCAGGTGGCACTCCCAATCTTGCATCAATAAAAACAGCTCTTGATGTTGACCCGAATATCTACATATTAACACATTCCTATGACATTGTACTATCGGCTATTTTTCTGCTTTTTGTAATTTCCATAGGGCAAAAAACTCTTGGGTTAATTCTTCCTGCTTATAAAAAAGAAGAAAATACAAACACAAAAAATAATTCCATAGAAGAGGAAAATTTCTTTGATATTTTCACAAAAGATAAATTTATTCCTGTGCTAAAAGCATTTGGTATTTCTGTTTTAATTTTTGCAGTTGGTGGAGGATTGAGCATGATAGTTCCCGAAAATATTTCGATGACAGTGGCTATTTTATCAATTACAACTTTAGGAATTCTTGTTTCACTTATTCCTTCTATCAATAAAATTAAAAGAACTTTCGACCTTGGAATGTATTTTATTTTAATATTTAGCCTTGTTGTTGCATCAATGGCTGATATTCAAAATTTTAGTACCGAGTCTCTTGACCTTTTCTTTTTTGTAGCATTTGCAGTTGTAGGCTCTTTTGTTCTTCACATTTTACTTTCAGCAATTTTTAAAATAGATAGAGATTCAGTAATAATTACTTCAACAGCTTTAGCTTGCTCTCCTCCTTTTGTACCAATGGTTGCGGGTGCTTTAAAAAATCGTGAAGTAATAATTTCGGGGATAACAGTGGGAATAATCGGTTATGCAATAGGCAATTATCTCGGTGTTACTTTAGCATATATTTTTAAAGCGTTTTAA
- a CDS encoding T9SS type A sorting domain-containing protein, translating into MKNKLFAIFVFIVVFSSIKAQEIFHKSYNLYDMTNAYDIQQTPDEGFIITGEVKKAGQESHLFLIKTNKDGDTSWTKIYSNGTLTEQKGTSVIYTNDGGYLISVRAKNGSNYYAKAVKTNSLGNISWEKSYGNNNQYSEFNDMLELSDGFVFSGFIYSNTGTGNDVLLIKTNKSGDTLWTKTYGGLAYDHGFSLDNTTDGGFIIAGNTQSFGVGGYDAYLIKTNSTGNLSWTKTYGGNNDEYAYSVQQTNDGGYIIGGYTKSFGKGNEDFYLIKTNSTGDTTWTKTYGGTKLDIARNVFQLSNGAYLISGYSKSFNSYESDYYFLKTDANGIKLWEKTYGFPSFVVDELYSALQTIDGGFVFVGTSKKTTLEADAYVVKTDMNGCAILPPEIKAIGESKPGIFCEGTTLTLKTEITYASYFWSNGSGDAQINIDSSGEFFVKVIDNFGCIAFSDTPSFRMFPKPLIDITVDGKLEYCPGTFDSLNLHATKGYTSYLWNPPSNDTFADYTAKSFGTHKVYVTDSNGCKNNSSVTIKKYSPFDGENICVVTVDTNTNKNLIAWERTGGERTAYYKVYKETTQAGIYNQIGSVPFKDVSVFVDKNSNPFVKADRYKISAVDSCGTESQLSSFHKTMHLNANEGTSGEVNLIWEHYEGFVFATYKIYRGTSPSNLQLIDSIQSNLFSWTDVNPPSSAVYYKVAVVMPDTCYPTHVRAGTTSGPFSQSLSNLKDYGVSRPDYFDVMPQSVILDSGKDSITINIFTNLKDWSISHGKSWLNVEKDEFNKIITISSSVNFKNVDRVDTIFLSAGDLEVKTIIVTQSAMSSIEEGKLVNSIKIYPNPFTEETNIAYKLKTVANVNIEVYNSFGKKIETLADYEQKPGNYVLSFNPKQHSDGLYFIKLQFNNKVLIRKILKF; encoded by the coding sequence ATGAAAAACAAATTATTTGCAATTTTTGTCTTTATTGTTGTTTTTTCAAGCATTAAAGCCCAGGAGATATTTCATAAATCATATAATTTATATGATATGACCAATGCTTATGACATTCAGCAAACTCCTGATGAGGGATTTATAATTACAGGTGAAGTTAAAAAAGCAGGACAAGAGTCACATCTTTTTTTAATTAAAACAAATAAGGATGGTGATACGAGTTGGACAAAGATATACAGTAACGGAACACTAACGGAACAGAAAGGAACATCAGTTATTTATACTAATGATGGTGGATATCTGATAAGTGTTAGAGCAAAAAACGGCTCAAATTATTATGCTAAAGCTGTTAAAACAAATAGTTTGGGGAATATAAGTTGGGAAAAAAGTTATGGAAACAACAATCAGTACAGTGAATTTAATGACATGTTGGAATTATCAGATGGATTTGTCTTTTCCGGTTTTATCTATTCAAATACCGGTACGGGTAATGATGTTTTACTGATAAAAACTAATAAGTCGGGAGATACTTTATGGACAAAGACTTATGGCGGATTGGCTTATGATCATGGCTTTTCTTTAGACAACACAACTGATGGAGGATTTATTATTGCAGGTAATACTCAAAGTTTTGGTGTCGGTGGATATGATGCTTATTTAATAAAAACAAATAGTACAGGAAATTTGTCATGGACAAAAACTTATGGGGGAAACAATGATGAATATGCCTATTCGGTTCAGCAAACAAATGATGGTGGTTATATTATTGGCGGATACACTAAAAGTTTTGGTAAAGGGAATGAGGATTTTTATCTTATAAAAACAAATTCAACAGGGGATACAACATGGACAAAAACTTATGGCGGGACTAAACTTGATATTGCACGAAATGTTTTCCAACTCTCTAACGGAGCATATTTAATATCAGGATATTCAAAGAGTTTTAACTCTTATGAGAGTGATTATTATTTTTTGAAAACTGATGCTAACGGTATTAAATTATGGGAAAAAACTTATGGTTTTCCATCTTTTGTTGTTGATGAACTATATTCTGCACTGCAAACAATTGATGGAGGATTTGTTTTTGTGGGTACATCAAAAAAAACTACTTTAGAGGCTGATGCTTATGTTGTAAAAACGGATATGAATGGATGTGCTATTTTGCCTCCTGAAATAAAGGCAATAGGCGAATCAAAGCCCGGAATTTTTTGTGAAGGAACAACATTAACATTAAAAACAGAAATAACTTATGCAAGTTATTTCTGGTCGAATGGCAGTGGTGATGCACAAATAAATATTGATTCTTCAGGAGAATTTTTTGTAAAAGTTATTGACAACTTCGGTTGTATTGCTTTTTCCGATACACCTTCTTTTAGGATGTTTCCAAAACCGCTAATAGATATAACTGTAGATGGCAAATTGGAATATTGTCCCGGAACTTTTGATAGTTTAAATTTACATGCTACAAAGGGATATACTTCATATTTGTGGAATCCGCCAAGTAACGATACCTTTGCTGATTACACAGCAAAATCTTTTGGAACTCACAAAGTTTATGTTACTGATTCTAACGGTTGTAAAAATAATTCTTCTGTTACAATAAAGAAATATAGTCCTTTTGATGGTGAAAATATTTGCGTTGTTACAGTGGATACAAACACAAATAAAAATTTGATTGCATGGGAAAGAACAGGAGGGGAAAGAACAGCATATTATAAGGTTTACAAAGAAACTACTCAAGCAGGGATTTATAACCAAATAGGCTCTGTTCCTTTTAAAGATGTAAGTGTTTTTGTTGATAAAAATTCAAATCCTTTTGTGAAAGCTGACAGATATAAAATCAGTGCTGTTGATTCATGCGGTACTGAATCACAATTGAGTTCTTTTCATAAAACGATGCATTTGAATGCAAATGAAGGAACAAGTGGGGAAGTAAATCTTATTTGGGAACATTATGAGGGTTTTGTATTTGCTACTTATAAAATTTATAGAGGAACCTCTCCTTCTAATTTACAACTTATTGATTCAATTCAAAGTAACTTATTTTCATGGACAGATGTAAATCCGCCTTCTTCAGCAGTTTATTATAAAGTTGCTGTTGTAATGCCTGATACTTGTTACCCTACTCATGTTAGAGCAGGAACAACTTCAGGTCCATTTAGTCAATCTCTTTCCAATCTGAAAGATTATGGAGTTTCACGTCCCGATTATTTTGATGTAATGCCTCAATCAGTTATTCTTGATTCAGGAAAAGATTCAATAACAATTAATATTTTTACAAATTTGAAAGACTGGTCAATCTCACACGGAAAAAGTTGGTTGAATGTTGAAAAAGATGAATTTAATAAAATAATTACAATATCTTCTTCTGTTAATTTTAAGAATGTTGATAGGGTAGATACTATTTTCTTAAGTGCAGGAGATCTTGAAGTAAAAACAATTATAGTAACTCAAAGTGCAATGTCTTCGATTGAAGAGGGAAAGTTAGTTAATTCAATAAAGATTTACCCTAACCCTTTTACTGAAGAAACCAATATTGCTTATAAATTAAAAACAGTAGCCAACGTAAACATTGAGGTTTATAATTCTTTTGGTAAAAAAATAGAAACGCTTGCAGACTATGAACAAAAGCCGGGGAATTATGTTTTAAGCTTCAACCCAAAACAACATTCCGATGGATTGTATTTTATTAAATTACAATTTAACAATAAAGTATTGATTAGAAAAATATTAAAATTTTAA